Proteins encoded in a region of the bacterium genome:
- the dusB gene encoding tRNA dihydrouridine synthase DusB: protein MNSDPRTPDVRLGPLHLTSRAILAPLAGYTDTAMRRVCRRYGAGMVFSEMLSSEGTRRNNPKTFKMAAFHEEERPYFVQLFATNPEQAADAARILTQIQPDGFDLNFGCPVKKIILNQGGAALLKDIPLLGRIVEAAVKATNVPVSVKIRSGWDRRSLNAIEVAKTIADAGAAWVTIHARTRSEFYQGRAHWEWIGEVKAAVNIPVVGNGDVRSPEDVVSLINMTGCDAVMIGRAAMGYPFIFREINHLLQTGESLPPPTPQERFEAASQQLRWMVEQWGERRGTLEFRKHLLAYVRGLPRSIQFKVEAMKLMESEPVIDAMRAYVATLPDIPFERPMPLGEDLPPAWRPSQINAGQAPESPAEPTPL, encoded by the coding sequence ATGAATAGCGACCCGCGAACGCCGGACGTCCGCCTTGGCCCGTTGCATCTGACCTCGCGCGCCATTCTGGCTCCGCTGGCCGGCTACACCGACACGGCCATGCGCCGCGTTTGTCGCCGCTACGGCGCGGGCATGGTGTTCTCCGAGATGCTCTCCAGTGAAGGCACACGGCGCAACAACCCCAAGACCTTCAAGATGGCCGCCTTCCACGAGGAAGAGCGGCCCTACTTCGTGCAGCTCTTTGCCACCAATCCCGAACAGGCGGCGGATGCGGCGCGGATTCTCACACAGATTCAGCCCGACGGCTTCGATCTGAACTTCGGCTGCCCGGTGAAGAAGATTATTCTGAACCAGGGCGGCGCGGCGCTGCTGAAAGATATTCCACTGCTGGGGCGCATCGTCGAAGCCGCGGTCAAAGCCACCAATGTGCCCGTGTCGGTGAAGATCCGCTCCGGCTGGGACCGCCGTTCACTCAACGCCATTGAAGTCGCTAAGACGATTGCCGATGCCGGCGCGGCTTGGGTGACCATTCACGCGCGCACCCGCAGCGAATTCTATCAGGGCCGCGCGCACTGGGAATGGATCGGCGAAGTAAAAGCCGCGGTGAACATTCCGGTGGTGGGTAACGGTGATGTGCGCTCACCCGAAGACGTGGTGAGCCTGATCAATATGACCGGCTGCGATGCCGTGATGATTGGCCGCGCGGCGATGGGTTATCCGTTCATCTTCCGCGAGATCAACCATCTGTTGCAAACCGGCGAATCTCTCCCCCCGCCCACTCCGCAGGAACGCTTCGAAGCCGCCAGCCAGCAATTGCGCTGGATGGTCGAACAGTGGGGCGAACGGCGCGGCACGCTGGAATTCCGCAAGCACCTGCTCGCCTACGTGCGCGGCTTGCCGCGCAGCATTCAGTTCAAAGTGGAAGCCATGAAGCTCATGGAATCCGAGCCGGTAATTGACGCCATGCGCGCCTACGTCGCCACGCTGCCGGACATTCCCTTTGAACGTCCCATGCCGCTCGGCGAAGACCTGCCTCCGGCCTGGCGGCCGTCGCAGATCAATGCAGGTCAAGCTCCCGAATCACCAGCGGAACCAACTCCGCTTTAA
- a CDS encoding arsenate reductase ArsC, which yields MNNKPKVLVICTGNSMRSQLAEAVLRHELGDRIDVASAGVSPGRIYPLVIDVLRDVGIDASGQYSKSVDQFLHERMDLVITVCDHANEVCPIFPNAVKRVHRGYPDPIRLAMNADEYQVFSDLRDRIKAELVPLVIRELDLH from the coding sequence TTGAACAACAAACCGAAGGTGCTGGTGATCTGCACCGGCAATTCCATGCGCAGTCAACTCGCCGAAGCGGTGCTGCGCCACGAATTAGGCGACCGCATCGACGTTGCGTCGGCCGGCGTCAGTCCGGGCCGTATTTATCCGCTGGTGATCGACGTGCTGCGCGACGTGGGCATTGACGCCAGCGGCCAATACTCAAAGAGCGTAGACCAGTTCTTACATGAGCGGATGGACCTGGTGATCACGGTCTGTGACCATGCCAACGAAGTCTGTCCGATCTTCCCTAATGCCGTCAAGCGTGTGCATCGCGGCTATCCGGATCCGATCCGGCTGGCGATGAACGCAGATGAATATCAGGTATTCAGCGATCTGCGGGACCGGATTAAAGCGGAGTTGGTTCCGCTGGTGATTCGGGAGCTTGACCTGCATTGA
- a CDS encoding bifunctional UDP-sugar hydrolase/5'-nucleotidase, translating to MMRNLMIAWAILVAGSALCSAAPREVVIFHTNDIHGHFMPEPASWRKDHALTGGMGALFEQLQQLRAQHPNSMYLDAGDVMTGNPVCNIEYSGVKGGALQEMLRRCGVAAECLGNHEFDLGSDHLRQYVAAAKYPVVCANLREKSSGKPLTASSHVFEINGLRVGIIGLILDNLSGVAAHTAVEPFRVEDVFTTAQKQIDELAPATDLIVLLTHEGVEEDSILAMHTRGAQVIVGGHSHTRLEHGKRINGTLIVQAGSYLKDLGMLDLWVDADSIVSYRDSLIALTVSATPAVTPVSTLADSLSAAIQKQYGQKIGEIAEPWKKSYYTGSNAGNWICDRLRERYKADVAFVNAGGIRTDINAGPVTMLQIVELLPFVNSIATFDATGSELLKTALEQARAQGLHKHGALEISGMKIRYKKTGDKVDLAGVTIGGKTVDPNRTYHVVTIDYVAVSQWDEYFTFKPRKLQTIGDLISDVIGDEIKKSSGPIHADPAPRIEEIR from the coding sequence ATGATGCGGAATTTGATGATCGCGTGGGCGATCCTTGTGGCTGGAAGCGCGTTATGCAGCGCGGCGCCACGCGAAGTCGTGATCTTCCATACGAATGACATTCACGGACATTTCATGCCCGAGCCTGCGAGCTGGCGCAAGGATCATGCATTAACGGGCGGCATGGGTGCGCTGTTCGAGCAGTTGCAGCAACTGCGCGCACAGCATCCGAATTCTATGTATCTGGATGCGGGAGATGTGATGACGGGCAACCCCGTGTGCAACATTGAGTACAGCGGCGTGAAAGGCGGTGCGTTGCAGGAAATGCTCAGGCGCTGCGGAGTCGCTGCCGAGTGTCTCGGCAACCACGAGTTCGATCTGGGATCGGACCATCTGCGCCAGTATGTTGCCGCGGCCAAGTACCCGGTAGTTTGCGCAAATCTCCGCGAGAAGAGCAGTGGCAAACCACTGACTGCATCATCTCATGTGTTTGAAATCAACGGGCTGCGCGTGGGAATCATCGGTCTGATTCTGGACAATCTGTCCGGGGTGGCCGCTCACACCGCCGTGGAGCCGTTCCGGGTAGAAGACGTGTTCACTACAGCGCAGAAGCAGATTGACGAACTGGCACCGGCGACGGATCTGATTGTCCTGCTGACGCATGAAGGCGTCGAAGAGGACAGCATCCTGGCCATGCACACGCGCGGCGCGCAGGTCATCGTCGGCGGTCACAGCCACACGCGGCTGGAACACGGCAAGCGCATCAACGGGACGCTGATCGTGCAGGCGGGATCCTATCTCAAAGATCTGGGGATGCTGGATCTGTGGGTGGATGCGGATAGCATCGTAAGTTATCGCGACAGCCTGATAGCGCTCACGGTTTCCGCCACACCTGCGGTTACGCCTGTATCCACACTGGCCGACAGTTTGAGCGCCGCAATTCAAAAGCAGTATGGGCAGAAGATCGGGGAAATTGCCGAACCGTGGAAGAAAAGTTACTACACGGGCAGCAATGCCGGTAACTGGATCTGTGACCGTTTGCGCGAGCGGTACAAGGCGGACGTGGCCTTTGTCAATGCGGGAGGGATTCGTACCGACATCAACGCGGGTCCCGTGACCATGCTGCAGATTGTGGAGTTGCTGCCGTTTGTCAATAGCATCGCCACCTTCGACGCTACGGGCAGCGAACTTTTGAAAACTGCACTGGAGCAGGCGCGGGCGCAAGGGCTGCACAAACACGGCGCGCTGGAGATTTCGGGAATGAAGATCCGCTACAAAAAGACCGGCGACAAGGTGGACCTTGCAGGCGTAACTATAGGTGGCAAAACCGTGGATCCGAACCGCACCTATCACGTCGTCACGATTGACTACGTGGCCGTCTCGCAGTGGGACGAGTACTTTACCTTCAAGCCCCGGAAGCTGCAGACCATCGGGGATCTGATCAGTGACGTTATCGGAGATGAAATCAAGAAGAGCAGCGGGCCGATCCATGCGGATCCTGCGCCGCGCATCGAGGAAATCCGTTGA
- a CDS encoding class I SAM-dependent methyltransferase, with amino-acid sequence MANRKTFRRVEKTWDNFWAEFWRIRLVKDDETVIWKNQQVVHFCTEMLSIKPGMRVLDLGCGAGFQANMLAEMGVHVHGVDLSPPLIKFANAEAKKRKLPATFAVGDMRTFETDEPYDRVLILGMSFGFGTDEENVATLQNVFRAVKPGGKILITGEHPYSASSQAGPEWIETDEGFLVHRGEFDPITSRLGGIWELVCPDGTIITEGENPESDGIRCYSVPEMHDLLASTGFVNPAFYGSWMMPPSELQWFSMEMITTADKPTAGKAKSRTRKA; translated from the coding sequence ATGGCAAATAGAAAAACCTTCCGCCGCGTCGAAAAAACCTGGGACAACTTCTGGGCCGAGTTCTGGCGCATCCGGCTTGTCAAGGATGACGAAACCGTCATCTGGAAGAATCAACAAGTCGTCCACTTCTGCACCGAGATGCTCTCCATCAAACCGGGAATGCGTGTTCTCGATTTGGGCTGCGGCGCGGGATTTCAAGCCAACATGCTGGCCGAGATGGGCGTTCACGTTCACGGCGTGGATCTCTCCCCGCCGCTGATCAAGTTCGCCAATGCCGAAGCCAAAAAGCGCAAACTGCCCGCCACCTTTGCCGTCGGCGACATGCGCACCTTCGAGACCGACGAACCGTATGACCGCGTGCTCATTTTGGGCATGAGTTTCGGTTTCGGTACCGATGAAGAGAACGTGGCCACGCTACAGAATGTTTTCCGCGCCGTAAAGCCGGGCGGCAAGATTCTGATTACCGGCGAACATCCCTATTCGGCGTCATCCCAGGCCGGGCCGGAATGGATTGAAACCGATGAAGGTTTCCTCGTGCATCGCGGCGAGTTCGATCCCATCACGAGCCGCTTGGGCGGCATCTGGGAACTGGTCTGCCCCGATGGCACCATCATTACCGAAGGCGAAAACCCCGAATCGGACGGCATCCGCTGCTACTCAGTTCCGGAAATGCACGATCTGCTGGCCAGTACCGGTTTTGTGAATCCCGCTTTCTACGGCTCGTGGATGATGCCGCCGTCGGAACTGCAGTGGTTCTCCATGGAAATGATTACCACCGCCGACAAGCCGACCGCGGGCAAAGCCAAGTCACGGACACGCAAGGCATAA